Part of the Oncorhynchus kisutch isolate 150728-3 unplaced genomic scaffold, Okis_V2 scaffold3491, whole genome shotgun sequence genome is shown below.
ggaaccaatacacgcagtcagtcaggaaagctaaggccagcttcttcaggcagaagtttgcatcctgtagctccaactccaaaaagttctgggacactgtgaagtccatggagaacaagagcacctcctcccagctgcccactgcactgaggctaggtaacacggtcaccactgataaatccatgattatcgaaaacttcaataagcatttctcaacggctggccatgccttccgcctggctacttcaacctcggccaacagctccgccccccccgcagctcctcgcccaagcctctccaggttctcctttacccaaatccagatagcagatgttctgaaagagctgcaaaacctggacccgtacaaatcagctgggcttgacaatctggaccctctatttctgaaactatctgccaccattgtcgcaacccctattaccagcctgttcaacctctctttcatctcctctgagatccccaaggattggaaagctgccgcagtcatccccctcttcaaagggggagacaccctggacccaaactgttacagacctatatccatcctgccctgcctatctaaggtcttcgaaagccaagtcaacaaacaggtcactgaccatctcgaatcccaccgtaccttctccgctgtgcaatctggtttccgagccggtcatgggtgcacctcagccacactcaaggtactaaacgacatcataaccgccatcgataaaagacagtactgtgcagccgtcttcatcgacctcgccaaggctttcgactctgtcaatcaccatattcttattggcagactcagtagcctcggtttttcggatgactgccttgcctggttcaccaattactttgcagacagagttcagtgtgtcaaatcggagggcatgctgtccggtcctctggcagtctctatgggggtgccacagggttcaattctcgggccgactcttttctctgtgtatatcaatgatgttgctcttgctgcgggcgattccctgatccacctctacgcagacgacaccattctatatactttcggcccgtctctggacactgtgctatctaacctccaaacaagcttcaatgccatacaacactccttccgtggcctccaactgctcttaaacgctagtaagaccaaatgcatgcttttcaaccggtcgctgcctgcacctgcatgcccgactagcatcaccaccctggatggttccgacctagaatatgtggacgtctataagtacctaggtgtctggctagaccgcaaactctccttccagactcatatcaaacatctccaatcgaaaatcaaatcaagagtcggctttctattccgcaacaaagcctccttcactcaagccgccaagcttaccctagtaaaactgactatcctaccgatcctcgacttcggcgatgtcatctacaaaatggcttccaacactctactcagcaaactggatgcagtctatcacagtgccatccgttttgtcactaaagcaccttatactacccaccactgcgacttgtatgctctagtcggctggccctcgctacatattcgtcgccagacccactggctccaggtcatctacaagtctatgctaggtaaagctccgccttatctcagctcactggtcacgatggcaacacccatccgtagcacgcgctccagcaggtgtatctcactgatcatccctaaagccaacacctcatttggccgcctttcgttccagtactctgctgcctgtgactggaacgaattgcaaaaatcgctgaagttggagacttttatctccctcaccaacttcaaacatcagctatctgagcagctaaccgatcgctgcagctgtacatagtctattggtaaatagcccacccttttcacctacctcatccccgtactgtttctatttatttacttttctgctcttctgcacaccaatatctctacctgtacatgaccatctgatcttttatcactccagtgttaatctgcaaaattgtaattatttgcctacctcatgccttttgcacacattgtatatagacccccccttcgttttctactgtgttattgacttgttaattgtttactccatgtgtaactctttgttgtatgctcacactgctatgctttatcttggccaggtcgcagttgcaaatgagaacttgttctcaactagcctacctggttaaataaaggtgaaataaaataaataaaaagctagTAGTAACCTGGAAAGTCCATCTGACTCTGTCTTGTTTACAGCTAGTGGTAACCTGGAAAGTCCACCTGACTCTGTCTTGTTTACCACTAGGGGTAACCTGGAAAGTCCATCTGACTCTGTCTTGACCACAGCTAGTAGTAGCCTGGAAAGTCCACCTGACTCTGTCTTGTTTACAGCTAGTAGTAACCTGGAAAGTCCATCTGACTCTGTCTTGTTTACAGCTAGTAGTAACCTGGAAAGTCCATCTGACTCTGTCTTGTTTACAGCTAGTAGTAACCTGGAAAGTCCATCTGACTCTGTCTTGTTTACAGCTAGTAGTAACCTGGAAAGTCCATCTGACTCTGTCTTGTTTACAGCTAGTAGTAACCTGGAAAGTCCATCTGACTCTGTCTTGACCACAGCTAGTGGTAACCTGGAAAGTCCATCTGACTCTGTCTTGACCACAGCTAGTGGTAACCTGGAATGTCCTTCTGACTCTGTCTTGTTTACAGCTAGTGGTAACCTTGAAAGTCCATCTGACTCTGTCTTGACCACAGCTAGTAGTAACCTGGAAAGTCCATCTGACTCTGTCTTGACCACAGCTAGTGGTAACCTGGAAAGTCCATCTGCATCACAgggggttggtggcaccttaattggggaggtcTTTACCACAGAAAATAACAGTTTCAACAGTTGTAAAAATCGACTTCTTACAGACAGAATAGTTCCTGTAGATTCAGATTCATCGCCAATCTGTTGTTATGTCTGGTGGGTTTCATAACCACGTCTGTATAACAATTCAATAATGATGAGACAGGAGACATGAATCAGTTCAACCATTTATCTGGAACATGATCATCTCAACACATACAAACACCCATGATGCTCTGCAGCACAACCCCAATATACAACAAATACATAAATAAGTCAATGGACACGAAACAAAACTCATAGAGGAATTGAAATGTTCAGTTCTAGAAAGTAGAGCTATGGGATAGAGTCAGAAAGGTCAGTATGTTTGATACCTGATTACAGAGGTGACATAACAAGCATAAGGTCCATTATAACACAGTGAAGTAGGACCATGGGATAGAGTCAGAAAGGTCAGTATGTTTGTTAACTGGTTACAGAGGTGACATAACAAGCATAAGGTCCATTATAACACAGTGAAGTAGGACCATGGGACAGGGTCAGAAAGGTCAGTATGTTTGATAGCTGGTTACAGAGGTGACATAACAAGCATAAGATCCATTATAACACAGTGAAGTAGAGGTGGGAGCTAAAAGCAGACATGGACAGTGagatggtgtgaggaggtcaggGGTCAAACACTAGATCAGGACATGGTCGAAATGGCAGGGCtggaaatagagacagagacacattcTGATTATGGCTCAGACCTGACCTGAGACACCCAAACAGAAGATGCCATAGCAAAGTCCTGACCTGAGACACCCAAACAGAAGATGCCATAGCAAAGTCCTGACCTGAGACACCCAAACAGAAGATGCCATTGCAAAGTCCTGTCCAGTAGGTTATATGGAATTTCCTTTCATCAAAATCCAGAACATTGACATGAGGCATCTGTCAATAAAAAGTGCCTTTATATCTTTAGTGAAAGGATGGAATTACTTCATGTTACTAACGTCATaaacataaaacattttaaactgCTCATTTGTATTATACCGATCTAAAAATCTCAACGCAACAGGCAacactttcaaagattttacagagttacattcaattgaaaataaattaattaggccttaatctacgaatttaacatgactgggaatacagacatgcatctattggtcacagataccttagtATAAAAGTAGgattgtggatcagaaaaccagtcagtatctggtgtgatcctCATTTGCCTCATGCATTGCTACACATCTCCTTTacattgagttgatcaggctgtagattgtggcttgtggaacgctgtcccactcctcttcaatggctgtgcaaagttgctggatattgtcgggatctggaacacgctgtcgtacacgtctgtccagagcatcccaaacatgctcaacggcTGACATATCTGGTGAGTTCTCAGGCcatggaaaatatattttcttttttcagcttccaggaattgtgtatagatccttgcgacatcgatcgggctgtgcattatcatgctgacacatgaggtgatggaggcggaGGAATGATACGATAATGGGttctcatcatggtatctctgtgcatatAAATTGCGATTGATAAAATGCacttgtgttcattgtccgtagcttatgatTACCCATATCATAACCTCACTgctaccatggggcactctgttcacaacgtttacatcagcaaaccgctcgcccacatgacaccagcttcttgatatgccacagtggtcaggtggatggattatcttggcaaatgagaaatgctcactaacagggatgtaaaacatagcagctttttgtgtgtatggtacatttctgggatcttttatttcagctcatgaaacatgggaccaacactttacatgttgactttatatttttgttcagtgtacttacAGGAATAAACTGGCccaaactggtgtgtgtgtgtattcagtgtatgtgtgtgtgtgtccaaggtgtgtgtgtcaagtgtgtgtgtgtccagtgtgtgtgtgcttccagtgtgtgtgtgtgtgtgtgtccagtgtgtgtgtccagtgagtgtgtgtcccagtgtgtttgcgtgtgtgtgtgtccagtttgtgtgtgtatccagtgtgtgtgtatcaagtgcatgggtgtccagtgtgtgtccaatgtgtttgcgtgtgtccagtgtgtgtatttccgtgtgtgtccagtatgtgtgtgtgtgtgtccagtgtgtgtgtgtgtgtccggtgtgtgtccagtgtgtgtgttctaatgtgtgtgtgtccagtgtgtgtgtgtgtgcatccagtatgtgtgtgtgtccagtgtgtgtccagtgtatgTGTCCGTCcagtgtgtttccagtgtgtgtccagtgtgtgtcctaatgtgtgtccagtgtgtgtccagtgtgtgtccagtgtgtttcgtgtgtgtgtccagtgtgtgtgtgtccagtatgtgtatgtgtgtctgtaaagtgtgtgtccagtgtgtgtgtgtgtgtgtttttgtgtcagtgtccagggtgtgtgtgtgtccagtgtgtgtgacaCAGTTATTTATAttcttattttatattttattaaaatATTGTGTTGTGTTTGATTAGGGACACTGAAGAGTCATCATAAACccaaaaccctggatagaggggctcagtgaatgtggtgTAGAATGTGttcaggtgggtcagtgtgtcagaggagacTCTGTAGAAGGACAAAGTgccggctggccagtccagatacactcctactctgtgggaGCTGGAGGGGGGGACGTCTATGAGAGTGGTATTACAATTGTGCCTGGCAGTGTAACTGttgtcagagcagaacagactccaggacttgtcattCCATCCAAGTCCACAGTCCTTACCCCCTCCGCTCCTGTtgattcctttatatgtcactcctataACCGGCCATCccccactccactctacctcccagtaacagcgcccagtcagacgctctctacacagcacctgtctacagacctcaaatctctctgggtggTCAGGATACGGCTGCTTCTTTCTCCCacatgtcacctttctgttctcctcagacagagagaggagtctgtttactgtgtttgggtccagtgtgagatcacagacatctgatggatgaaaccagacacaatattagaaatcatcatcattcacattagaatgtttttggtacccctttttctctccaatttcgtggtataaattgtttagtagctactatcttgtctcatcgctacaactcgaAGGACGAAGGTTgaaggtcatgcgtcctccgatacacaacccaaccaaaccgcactgcttcttaacacagcgcgcatccaacccggaagccagccgcaacaatgtgtcggaggaaacactgtgcacttgGCAACCTAGGTTAGCGCGCACtacgcccagcccgccacaggagtcgctggtgtgcgatgagacaaggatatccctaccggccaaaccctccctaacccggatgacactaggccaattgtgcgtcgccccacggacctcccggtcgcggccggttacgacagagcctgggcgcgaacccagagtctctgatggcacagtggttaagggctctgtactgcagcgccagctgtgccacctgggaggccacattagaatgttaactcacctttcactaattcatttaatgtagatgtttctaggtatcaaaaggaGATGTTAAGGTAACTTGAGACTTTTGATTGATCaa
Proteins encoded:
- the LOC116371666 gene encoding stonustoxin subunit beta-like; the encoded protein is MTVCSSAYRYSVDHGGEKAMKPGLRKYVCDLTLDPNTVNRLLSLSEENRKVTCGRKKQPYPDHPERFEVCRQVLCRERLTGRCYWEVEWSGGWPVIGVTYKGINRSGGGKDCGLGWNDKSWSLFCSDNSYTARHNCNTTLIDVPPSSSHRVGVYLDWPAGTLSFYRVSSDTLTHLNTFYTTFTEPLYPGFWVYDDSSVSLIKHNTIF